One region of Flavobacterium sp. GSB-24 genomic DNA includes:
- a CDS encoding tagaturonate reductase, which yields MKKLNRINTGLEKLQPIKVVQFGEGNFLRAFVDYAFDKLNKEVDFNAGIAIVQPLKDGMVNMINDQDGLYTLFMNGIKKGEKIQDIELITNIVKTINPYTEFANYLALAKEEELQFIVSNTTEAGIEFIESDTPDMQPPVSFPAKLTVLLYERFKHFNGDASKGVTIIPCELIDYNSETLKKYILQYVDLWKLEDAFKTWVSDACTYHSTLVDRIVPGYPRAEIEEYNNKLDYEDNLIVAAEPFFLWAIEGGDDLKAKLPFHKTDLNVKIVDDIRPFKMIKVRILNGAHTAMVPFSLLHGNKLVMETVNGDFTGKFVNSVISEISETLDMDKNEITAYSEEVMDRFKNPFIKHALADIALNSVSKFKVRVLPSLLGYYKANKKLPVNLTFSLASLIRFYKGTWNGESLPVKDGEDITTFFNGLWKSDDYEKIARLTLQNKNFWDEDLTEIPGLTKAITIALEEIDANGIEAGFAKFQERIK from the coding sequence ATGAAAAAATTAAATAGAATAAATACAGGATTAGAAAAGTTACAGCCAATTAAGGTAGTTCAATTTGGAGAGGGTAACTTTTTAAGAGCCTTTGTTGATTATGCTTTTGACAAACTAAATAAAGAAGTTGATTTTAATGCTGGTATTGCAATAGTGCAGCCTTTGAAAGACGGTATGGTAAATATGATTAATGATCAGGACGGTCTTTATACCTTATTTATGAACGGAATTAAAAAAGGTGAAAAAATACAAGATATTGAGTTAATTACCAATATTGTAAAAACTATAAACCCTTATACTGAATTTGCAAATTATTTGGCTTTAGCCAAAGAAGAAGAACTTCAATTTATTGTTTCTAATACTACAGAAGCTGGAATTGAATTTATTGAAAGTGATACTCCAGACATGCAGCCGCCAGTGTCATTTCCTGCAAAATTGACGGTTTTATTATATGAAAGATTTAAACATTTTAATGGAGATGCTTCTAAAGGAGTTACAATAATTCCTTGTGAATTAATTGATTATAACTCTGAAACACTGAAAAAATATATTTTACAATATGTTGATTTATGGAAATTAGAAGATGCATTTAAAACTTGGGTATCAGATGCTTGTACCTATCACAGTACTTTGGTTGACAGAATTGTTCCTGGATATCCAAGAGCTGAAATTGAAGAATACAATAATAAATTAGATTATGAGGACAATTTAATTGTTGCGGCTGAACCTTTTTTCCTTTGGGCTATTGAGGGCGGAGATGATTTAAAAGCAAAATTGCCATTTCATAAAACAGACTTGAATGTAAAAATCGTTGATGATATACGTCCTTTTAAAATGATTAAAGTTCGTATTTTAAACGGTGCGCACACGGCAATGGTTCCTTTTTCACTTTTACATGGTAATAAATTAGTAATGGAAACTGTTAACGGAGACTTTACTGGAAAATTTGTAAACAGCGTTATTAGTGAAATTAGTGAAACTCTTGATATGGACAAAAATGAAATTACGGCCTATTCTGAGGAAGTAATGGACCGATTTAAAAATCCATTTATCAAACATGCACTTGCTGATATTGCATTAAATTCTGTATCGAAATTCAAAGTAAGAGTTTTGCCTAGTTTATTAGGATATTATAAGGCTAACAAAAAACTGCCTGTTAATTTGACTTTTTCATTAGCGAGTTTAATTCGTTTCTACAAAGGAACGTGGAATGGTGAAAGTTTACCGGTTAAAGATGGTGAAGATATTACAACTTTCTTTAACGGACTTTGGAAATCTGATGATTATGAGAAAATCGCTCGTTTAACATTACAAAATAAAAATTTCTGGGATGAAGATTTAACAGAAATCCCTGGATTAACAAAAGCAATTACAATTGCATTAGAAGAAATTGATGCAAATGGTATTGAAGCTGGCTTCGCTAAGTTTCAAGAAAGAATCAAATAA
- a CDS encoding bifunctional 4-hydroxy-2-oxoglutarate aldolase/2-dehydro-3-deoxy-phosphogluconate aldolase, with the protein MAKYSRIEVASQMKENGMVPLFFHSDIELSKKVLKACYDGGSRLMEFTSRGDFAHEVFGALNKYALAELPGMILGVGSITDAASASLYMSLGANFIVTPVFREDIAIACNRRKVLWSPGCGTLTEIARAEELGCEIVKLFPADIYGPEFIKAIKGPCPWTNIMPTGGVYPTKESLSSWLNAGATCVGLGSQLISKDILENKDFDGLTAKVSQVLDIIKEIRK; encoded by the coding sequence ATGGCAAAATATTCAAGAATTGAAGTCGCTTCCCAAATGAAAGAAAACGGTATGGTTCCGTTGTTTTTTCATTCTGATATCGAATTGAGTAAAAAAGTTTTAAAAGCATGTTACGACGGTGGTTCTAGATTAATGGAATTTACCAGCAGAGGTGATTTTGCACACGAAGTTTTTGGCGCTTTAAACAAATATGCTTTGGCAGAACTTCCAGGAATGATCTTAGGAGTGGGCTCGATTACAGATGCAGCTTCTGCTTCATTGTACATGAGTTTAGGAGCAAATTTTATTGTAACACCAGTTTTTAGAGAAGATATTGCTATCGCTTGTAATCGTAGAAAAGTATTATGGTCACCTGGCTGTGGTACTTTAACAGAAATTGCGAGAGCAGAAGAATTAGGCTGTGAAATTGTAAAATTATTTCCAGCAGATATTTACGGACCAGAATTTATAAAAGCCATAAAAGGACCGTGTCCGTGGACAAACATCATGCCTACAGGAGGTGTTTACCCGACTAAAGAAAGTCTGAGTTCATGGTTAAATGCAGGTGCAACCTGCGTTGGTTTAGGTTCGCAGTTAATTTCAAAAGATATATTAGAAAATAAAGACTTCGACGGATTGACTGCAAAAGTCAGTCAAGTTCTTGACATTATAAAAGAGATTAGAAAATAG
- a CDS encoding sugar kinase, giving the protein MSRVVAFGEIMLRLSTERHLRFSQSTAFGATYGGGEFNVCVSLANYGVNAEFVTRLPENEIGFSALREIRKMNVESKNIVYGGERLGIYFLETGAGTRGSNVVYDRAHSAMSTIEKGQVDWEKVLEGAEWFHWSGITPAISESAAEACLEAIKIAHKLGIKISCDLNYRSKLWQYGKMPSEVMPEMLKYSNVILGDIDTAYFMLGIPKVNPNYQDEKTLPNLYTKLFEFIPNLQIAATTLRYSVSASHQRIGGILFDGKAIHSAAVKEVTPVVDRVGSGDSFMGGLIYGLLEYQNNNQRALDFAVAACCLKHTIAGDYNLVTLKEVENMIDGDGSALVSR; this is encoded by the coding sequence ATGAGTAGAGTAGTTGCATTTGGAGAAATCATGCTGCGTTTATCGACAGAAAGACATTTGCGTTTTTCGCAGTCTACAGCATTTGGTGCTACGTATGGCGGCGGCGAATTTAACGTATGCGTTTCTTTGGCAAATTACGGAGTTAATGCTGAATTTGTTACCAGACTGCCAGAAAATGAAATTGGTTTTTCTGCATTAAGAGAAATCAGAAAAATGAATGTCGAATCTAAAAACATTGTTTACGGAGGAGAGCGTTTAGGAATCTATTTCTTAGAAACTGGAGCAGGAACACGCGGAAGCAACGTGGTGTACGATCGTGCGCATAGTGCAATGTCAACAATTGAAAAAGGGCAGGTAGACTGGGAAAAAGTTTTAGAAGGAGCTGAATGGTTTCACTGGAGCGGTATTACACCAGCGATTTCAGAAAGTGCAGCAGAAGCTTGTTTAGAAGCAATTAAAATCGCTCATAAATTAGGAATTAAAATTTCCTGCGACTTAAATTACAGATCAAAACTTTGGCAATATGGTAAAATGCCAAGCGAGGTAATGCCGGAAATGTTAAAATACAGTAATGTTATTTTAGGAGATATTGATACTGCGTATTTTATGTTGGGAATTCCTAAAGTGAATCCGAATTATCAAGACGAGAAAACGCTTCCAAATTTATATACAAAATTGTTCGAATTTATTCCGAACCTTCAAATTGCTGCTACGACACTTCGTTATTCTGTAAGTGCTTCTCACCAAAGAATCGGCGGAATTTTATTTGACGGAAAAGCAATTCACAGTGCAGCAGTTAAAGAAGTTACTCCGGTTGTAGACCGTGTAGGAAGCGGTGATTCATTTATGGGCGGATTAATTTATGGTTTGCTAGAATATCAAAATAATAACCAAAGAGCATTAGATTTTGCAGTTGCAGCATGTTGTTTAAAACATACCATTGCAGGCGATTACAACTTGGTTACATTGAAAGAAGTTGAAAATATGATTGATGGTGATGGCTCTGCATTAGTATCAAGATAA
- the uxaC gene encoding glucuronate isomerase produces the protein MSANTFIHDNFLLENKYAEELYHNYSKNQPIIDYHNHLNPQFIAEDKIFDNITNVWINGDHYKWRAMRTLGINEQFVTGNGSDKDKFLNWAKTVPYTMRNPLYHWTHLELARYFDIYDLLNEKSAEKIYIETSEKINSQAYSTQNLLKKVNAELVCTTEDPIDSLEYHQKFANNSVGIKMSTAFRPDKAILIANDGYNAYLDTLGDVSGVAINTYADLQTALRKRIEFFNTNGCKLSDHGLNQIDFEEFTENEVNAIFKKKRENRILSPEETLKFQSAILIFLSETYHEFGWVQQFHLGALRNNNARMHRILGPDTGWDSIGDYPQAQKLSAFLNALDSKDKLTKTIIYNLNPADNEVMATMIGNFNDGSVRGKVQFGSGWWFLDQKDGMTKQLNALSNMGLISCFVGMLTDSRSFLSFPRHEYFRRILCNLLGDEIKRGELPNDMEWIGKLVADISYNNAKEYFKF, from the coding sequence ATGAGCGCAAATACATTCATACATGACAATTTTTTATTAGAAAATAAATACGCTGAAGAGTTATATCATAATTATTCTAAAAATCAGCCAATTATTGATTATCACAATCATCTTAATCCGCAGTTTATTGCAGAAGATAAGATTTTTGATAATATAACAAATGTATGGATCAACGGCGATCATTACAAATGGCGTGCAATGCGTACGTTAGGAATTAATGAGCAGTTTGTAACAGGAAATGGTTCAGATAAAGATAAGTTCTTAAACTGGGCAAAAACAGTTCCGTATACGATGCGTAATCCATTGTACCACTGGACACATTTAGAATTAGCTCGTTATTTTGATATTTATGATCTGCTGAATGAAAAATCGGCTGAGAAAATTTATATCGAAACTTCAGAAAAAATAAATTCTCAAGCTTACAGCACACAGAATCTTCTTAAAAAAGTAAACGCTGAATTAGTTTGTACGACAGAAGATCCAATTGATTCTTTAGAATATCACCAAAAATTCGCAAACAATTCAGTTGGAATTAAAATGAGTACGGCTTTCAGACCTGATAAAGCCATCTTAATTGCTAATGATGGTTATAATGCATATCTGGACACATTAGGGGATGTGTCCGGAGTTGCAATTAATACTTATGCTGATTTACAAACTGCATTAAGAAAAAGAATTGAATTCTTTAATACAAACGGATGTAAATTAAGTGACCACGGTTTAAATCAAATTGATTTTGAAGAATTTACTGAAAATGAAGTAAATGCGATTTTCAAAAAGAAAAGAGAAAACAGAATTTTATCGCCAGAAGAAACTTTAAAATTCCAAAGTGCGATTTTGATTTTCTTATCAGAAACGTATCATGAATTTGGATGGGTACAGCAGTTTCACTTAGGTGCATTGCGTAACAATAATGCCCGTATGCACAGAATTTTAGGTCCTGATACAGGATGGGATTCTATTGGAGATTATCCTCAGGCACAAAAATTATCGGCTTTCTTAAATGCATTAGACAGCAAAGATAAATTGACCAAAACAATTATCTACAACCTAAACCCGGCTGATAACGAAGTTATGGCAACCATGATTGGAAATTTCAATGACGGAAGTGTTCGCGGAAAAGTACAATTTGGTTCAGGATGGTGGTTTTTAGATCAAAAAGACGGAATGACAAAGCAGTTAAACGCGCTTTCAAATATGGGATTAATCAGCTGTTTTGTTGGGATGCTTACAGATTCAAGAAGTTTCTTATCGTTCCCAAGACACGAATATTTCAGACGTATTTTATGTAATCTTTTAGGAGATGAAATCAAACGCGGTGAACTTCCAAATGATATGGAATGGATCGGAAAATTAGTTGCTGATATTTCATACAACAATGCTAAAGAGTATTTCAAATTTTAA